A window of Planifilum fimeticola contains these coding sequences:
- the argF gene encoding ornithine carbamoyltransferase, whose amino-acid sequence MSALQPKPWLNTLRGRDFLSLGDVSPAEVEGLLDLAEDLKKKRDAGGVAAPLAGKTLAMIFDKPSTRTRVSFEAGMIQLGGHALSLNRNELQLGRGETLADTARTLSRYVDGILIRTHSHATVVELARHATVPVINGLTDRFHPCQALADLLTLREKKGRLAGLKMAYVGDGNNVLHSLLHAAAATGMHLAVATPPGYEPDPEVVAVANKIALTTGARLSLFHDPAAAVRGADAVYTDVWASMGQEEEKERRIRDFQGFQVDSKLMAQAKEDVLFLHCLPAYRGLEVSEEVIDGPRSVVFDQAENRLHAQKALLLTLLG is encoded by the coding sequence ATGAGCGCGTTACAGCCGAAACCGTGGTTGAACACCCTTCGGGGACGGGACTTTCTGTCGTTGGGGGACGTGTCCCCGGCGGAAGTGGAGGGTTTGCTCGACTTGGCCGAGGATCTGAAGAAAAAAAGGGATGCGGGAGGAGTTGCGGCTCCCCTCGCCGGAAAGACCCTGGCGATGATCTTCGACAAACCCTCCACGCGCACGCGGGTTTCCTTTGAAGCGGGGATGATCCAACTGGGCGGACACGCCCTTTCCCTCAACCGTAATGAGCTGCAGCTGGGGAGAGGGGAAACCCTCGCGGACACGGCGCGCACCCTGTCCCGCTATGTGGACGGCATCCTCATCCGCACCCATTCCCATGCCACCGTCGTCGAGCTGGCCCGCCACGCCACCGTTCCGGTGATCAACGGACTCACCGACCGCTTCCATCCCTGCCAGGCCCTGGCCGACCTGCTGACCCTGCGGGAAAAGAAGGGGCGGCTTGCGGGGCTGAAGATGGCCTATGTGGGCGACGGAAACAATGTGCTGCACTCCCTTCTCCACGCCGCGGCGGCCACGGGCATGCACCTGGCGGTGGCGACGCCTCCCGGCTATGAGCCGGATCCCGAGGTGGTCGCCGTGGCGAACAAGATCGCGCTGACCACCGGAGCCAGGCTGAGCCTTTTCCACGATCCGGCGGCGGCGGTCCGCGGCGCGGACGCCGTGTACACCGACGTGTGGGCCAGCATGGGCCAGGAGGAGGAGAAAGAGCGGAGGATCCGGGACTTTCAGGGATTCCAGGTTGACTCGAAGCTGATGGCCCAGGCCAAGGAGGATGTCCTTTTTCTTCACTGTCTTCCTGCTTATCGCGGACTGGAGGTGTCCGAAGAAGTGATTGACGGACCCCGGTCGGTGGTGTTCGACCAGGCGGAAAACCGCCTGCATGCCCAGAAGGCGCTGCTGTTGACCTTGCTGGGATGA
- a CDS encoding histidine phosphatase family protein, giving the protein MTWLYLTRHGQTEWNVENRFQGSSDSPLTEKGVRQAEYLAERLRGISFDAVYSSPAGRALRTAEILCGDRDVAIREHPDLREMELGDWEGMRSEEIEVRFPEEFDRYWRKPHLYRRERGESYIDVQRRVVSSMGEILRSHPGGNVLIVTHTVVLKTLMAHFEGRPLERLWDPPYIHPACLNLVRVGEGKREILLHGDIAHFPEEWRARA; this is encoded by the coding sequence GTGACATGGTTGTACCTGACTCGGCACGGTCAAACCGAGTGGAATGTGGAGAACCGGTTTCAGGGAAGCAGTGATTCGCCCCTGACGGAAAAGGGCGTCCGACAGGCGGAGTATCTGGCAGAGCGTCTTCGGGGGATCTCCTTCGATGCCGTCTACTCCAGCCCGGCGGGACGCGCTCTCCGAACGGCGGAGATCCTTTGCGGCGATCGGGATGTGGCGATCCGGGAACACCCGGATCTTCGGGAGATGGAGCTGGGAGACTGGGAGGGGATGAGGTCCGAGGAGATCGAGGTCCGGTTTCCGGAGGAATTCGACCGATATTGGAGAAAGCCGCACCTTTATCGCAGGGAGCGGGGGGAAAGTTATATCGATGTGCAAAGGCGGGTGGTATCTTCGATGGGAGAAATCCTGCGATCCCACCCCGGGGGGAACGTTCTGATCGTCACCCACACCGTCGTGTTGAAAACCTTGATGGCCCACTTTGAGGGGCGGCCGCTGGAGCGGCTCTGGGATCCTCCTTACATTCATCCCGCCTGTCTCAATCTGGTTCGGGTGGGCGAAGGGAAAAGGGAAATCCTCCTCCACGGGGACATCGCCCATTTTCCCGAGGAATGGCGGGCGCGGGCGTAA
- the htpX gene encoding protease HtpX: MGKRIFLFLTVNALIVVTILLVTNILGIRHYVTEQGIDFTALLVFSAIVGFTGALISLALSRTMAKWMLNVRVLSPDDPNLSSDERWLVEEVHRLARRAGLVEMPEVGIYDSPEVNAFATGPTRNRSLVAVSTGLLENMDKEGVQGVLGHEVAHIANGDMVTMTLLQGVINTFVVFLSRLAAYVVSRFVREELAGVVHFICIIVFDILFSILGSIVVMAYSRHREYHADRGGADLAGKEKMIHALRLLQQHVSMIDPSHKSLQTMKISNRSGWLKLFSSHPDLEDRIARLERA; encoded by the coding sequence ATGGGCAAACGGATCTTCCTTTTCCTCACCGTCAACGCACTCATCGTGGTCACCATCCTGCTGGTCACCAACATCCTTGGAATCCGTCACTATGTGACGGAGCAGGGAATTGACTTTACGGCTCTGCTGGTGTTCAGCGCCATTGTCGGATTCACGGGGGCACTGATCTCCCTCGCCCTCTCCCGGACCATGGCCAAGTGGATGTTGAATGTCCGGGTCCTTTCTCCCGACGACCCGAACCTGTCTTCGGATGAACGGTGGCTGGTGGAGGAGGTCCACCGGCTGGCGCGGAGGGCCGGTCTGGTGGAAATGCCCGAGGTGGGGATTTACGACTCCCCCGAGGTGAACGCCTTCGCCACCGGTCCCACCCGAAACCGCTCCCTCGTCGCCGTCTCCACGGGACTATTGGAAAACATGGACAAGGAAGGCGTTCAAGGGGTCCTGGGCCATGAAGTGGCGCACATCGCCAACGGGGACATGGTGACGATGACCCTTCTCCAGGGCGTCATCAACACCTTTGTGGTCTTCCTGTCCCGGTTGGCCGCCTACGTCGTCTCCCGCTTCGTACGGGAAGAGTTGGCCGGAGTGGTCCATTTCATCTGCATCATCGTCTTTGATATTCTCTTCTCCATCCTGGGCAGCATCGTGGTGATGGCTTACTCCCGCCACCGCGAATATCACGCCGATCGCGGCGGTGCCGATCTGGCCGGAAAGGAAAAAATGATCCACGCCCTCCGCTTGTTGCAACAGCACGTGAGCATGATCGATCCGAGCCACAAGTCCCTGCAGACGATGAAAATCAGCAACCGTTCCGGCTGGCTCAAACTGTTCTCCAGCCACCCGGATCTGGAGGACCGCATCGCCCGGCTGGAGCGGGCATAA
- a CDS encoding carbamoyl phosphate synthase small subunit → MRAYLVLDTGEVFPGQWLGRPVEARGEVVFTTGMTGYQETLTDPSYAGQVITFTYPLIGNYGVTSGESEGRRPLCAGAVMSEVYDGPGGSLSRWLADQGVPAIVGVDTRAVAKRVRDRGLVRGVISASPRPPLGNWPDPRSLEWVSRAATEEPLHYPGEAGAPHIVVIDLGAKASIIRALRRSGFSVTVVPYYWAPEKIRQMEPDGLLLSNGPGDPQALKPFLPAWVPLFRQIPTLGICLGHQLLALALGGDTERLPFGHRGSNHPVRECATGRVWITSQNHGYAVREDSLDPVEWEVTHRHVNDGTVEGIAHRMYPVMGVQFHPEARPGPTEASALFDRFVSLVSARKKVQVNG, encoded by the coding sequence ATGAGGGCTTATCTGGTGTTGGACACGGGCGAGGTGTTTCCGGGCCAGTGGCTGGGCCGGCCCGTCGAGGCCAGGGGAGAGGTGGTTTTTACCACCGGCATGACCGGATACCAGGAAACCCTGACCGACCCCTCCTATGCGGGTCAAGTGATCACCTTCACCTATCCCCTGATCGGCAATTACGGGGTGACTTCGGGGGAAAGCGAAGGAAGGCGTCCCCTGTGCGCCGGTGCGGTGATGAGCGAAGTGTACGACGGGCCGGGGGGATCTCTGAGTCGGTGGCTGGCCGATCAGGGGGTGCCGGCCATTGTGGGAGTGGATACCCGGGCCGTCGCGAAACGGGTGCGGGACCGGGGACTGGTGCGGGGGGTGATCTCCGCCTCCCCCCGTCCCCCCCTCGGGAATTGGCCCGATCCGCGCTCGCTGGAGTGGGTGAGCCGGGCGGCGACGGAGGAGCCCCTCCATTATCCCGGTGAGGCGGGCGCCCCCCATATCGTGGTGATCGACCTGGGGGCCAAGGCATCCATCATCCGCGCCCTCCGCCGATCGGGATTTTCCGTGACGGTGGTTCCGTACTACTGGGCGCCGGAGAAAATCCGGCAGATGGAACCGGACGGACTGCTCCTCTCCAACGGCCCGGGGGATCCCCAGGCGCTGAAACCCTTTTTGCCGGCATGGGTTCCGCTCTTCAGGCAAATCCCCACCCTGGGGATCTGCCTGGGACATCAGCTGTTGGCGCTCGCCCTGGGCGGGGATACGGAAAGGCTGCCTTTCGGTCATCGCGGCAGCAATCACCCGGTGCGGGAATGCGCCACGGGCCGGGTCTGGATCACCTCGCAGAACCACGGTTACGCGGTTCGGGAGGATTCGCTGGATCCCGTGGAGTGGGAGGTGACGCACCGGCACGTCAACGACGGGACGGTGGAGGGCATCGCCCACCGGATGTACCCCGTGATGGGAGTGCAGTTCCACCCCGAGGCCCGTCCCGGGCCGACGGAGGCGAGCGCCCTTTTTGACCGGTTTGTTTCGTTAGTTTCGGCTAGGAAGAAGGTGCAGGTAAATGGTTGA
- a CDS encoding MFS transporter — protein sequence MSQQTAAQPVSRRAVIASLVGTSIEWYDYFLYGTAASLVFNKIFFPTVDPIVGLLLAYATFALSFIIRPLGGIIFSHIGDKIGRKRTLVLTLMLMGIATVLIGLLPGYETIGIWAPILLILLRLIQGLGIGGEWGGAVLLAVEYAPKEKRGLFGSVPQMGVPIGLVLGTFAMSLIAGISGDAFYSWGWRIPFVLSIVLVIIGLWIRNGIDETPVFKKARESGEIAKVPLIDTLKYQWKTVLLAVGTKVVETAPFYILSTFVISYATGLGYDESAVLNAVAIAALVTTILIPIMGSLSDKWGRKPLYIAGTVGMILFAFPYFMLLSTGSNLWMTAASVLGLGVIWAPITAVLGTLMSEVFRTNVRYTGVTIGYQLGAALAGGTAPFIATALLARFNNAWQPVALYMILTAVISLVAILALRETKETELHTAAE from the coding sequence TTGAGCCAACAAACGGCAGCACAACCTGTTTCCCGACGGGCAGTCATCGCCAGTCTGGTCGGAACGTCAATTGAATGGTACGACTATTTCCTCTACGGAACGGCGGCCTCACTGGTGTTCAACAAAATCTTTTTTCCGACGGTCGACCCGATCGTCGGCCTGCTGCTCGCCTATGCCACCTTTGCCCTTTCCTTCATCATCCGGCCTCTGGGAGGCATCATCTTCAGTCATATCGGCGACAAGATCGGCCGGAAACGGACCCTGGTCCTCACCCTGATGCTGATGGGGATTGCGACGGTCCTGATCGGATTGTTGCCGGGATACGAAACCATCGGCATCTGGGCGCCGATCCTGCTGATCCTTCTCCGCCTCATTCAAGGTCTGGGCATCGGAGGCGAATGGGGCGGCGCCGTCCTGTTGGCGGTGGAATACGCCCCGAAGGAGAAGCGGGGATTGTTCGGAAGCGTGCCGCAAATGGGAGTTCCCATCGGCCTCGTGCTGGGCACCTTCGCCATGTCCCTCATCGCCGGCATCTCCGGTGACGCCTTCTACAGCTGGGGATGGCGCATTCCCTTCGTCCTGAGCATCGTACTGGTCATCATCGGCCTCTGGATCCGGAACGGCATCGACGAAACCCCGGTTTTCAAGAAAGCCCGTGAATCCGGGGAAATCGCCAAAGTCCCCCTGATTGACACGCTCAAATACCAGTGGAAGACTGTGCTCCTGGCCGTGGGAACCAAAGTGGTGGAGACCGCTCCCTTCTACATTCTGTCAACCTTTGTCATCTCCTACGCCACCGGATTGGGATACGATGAAAGCGCCGTGCTCAACGCCGTCGCCATCGCCGCGCTGGTGACGACGATTTTGATTCCGATCATGGGATCGCTTTCAGACAAATGGGGGAGAAAGCCCCTGTACATCGCCGGCACCGTGGGGATGATCCTTTTCGCCTTCCCCTACTTCATGCTCCTGTCCACCGGCTCCAATCTGTGGATGACGGCGGCCAGCGTTCTGGGGCTGGGCGTCATCTGGGCCCCGATCACGGCGGTGCTGGGAACGCTGATGTCGGAAGTGTTCCGCACCAACGTCCGGTACACGGGAGTGACCATCGGCTACCAGTTGGGAGCCGCCCTGGCCGGTGGAACCGCCCCCTTCATCGCCACCGCCCTGCTGGCCCGCTTTAACAACGCCTGGCAGCCGGTCGCCCTGTACATGATCCTGACGGCGGTCATCTCGCTGGTAGCCATCCTCGCCCTTCGCGAGACGAAGGAGACGGAACTGCACACTGCCGCCGAATAA
- a CDS encoding ornithine cyclodeaminase family protein, with product MLALSKQDIRALYSMKDCLRDVEEAFRAHQEGKTVTPVRIALSAGTGEAATLYMPSFVEPAESMGIKIVSVFPDNPQRGRPAIQGITLLTDAETGEHLALMDATYLTVLRTGAISGVAAKHLARKDARVCALLGAGAQAIGQIQAVMEVRDLTEIRVWNRTREKAERLVKAIREARPNWAGTISVFDRPEEAVQGADIILCATRSTQPLFDGRKIPPGTHVSAIGAYLPHMREVDAVLLNRSSKVVVDTREGAMHEAGDLLIPMGTGEWNAEKLYGELGEIVAGKKPGREKPEEITVFKSVGVAFLDTAVAKSVYEKARRLNRGTVIDL from the coding sequence TTGCTGGCGCTGTCGAAGCAAGACATCCGAGCGCTCTATTCGATGAAGGACTGCCTGAGGGATGTGGAGGAAGCTTTTCGGGCCCATCAGGAGGGAAAGACCGTCACGCCGGTGCGCATCGCCTTGTCCGCGGGGACGGGAGAGGCCGCCACGCTGTACATGCCCTCCTTCGTGGAACCGGCGGAATCGATGGGCATCAAGATCGTCAGCGTTTTCCCCGACAATCCCCAGCGGGGAAGGCCCGCCATCCAGGGAATCACGCTGCTCACCGACGCGGAAACCGGCGAACACCTGGCGCTGATGGACGCCACTTACTTGACGGTGCTCCGCACCGGAGCCATCTCCGGCGTGGCCGCCAAGCACCTGGCCCGGAAAGATGCCCGGGTCTGTGCCCTGCTCGGCGCGGGTGCCCAGGCCATCGGACAGATCCAGGCGGTGATGGAAGTGCGCGACCTGACGGAAATCCGGGTGTGGAACCGGACCCGGGAGAAGGCGGAGCGGCTGGTAAAGGCGATTCGGGAAGCCCGTCCAAACTGGGCGGGGACGATTTCGGTCTTCGACCGGCCGGAAGAAGCCGTCCAGGGAGCGGATATCATCCTGTGCGCCACCCGGTCGACACAGCCGCTCTTCGACGGCAGGAAGATTCCCCCCGGCACCCACGTCAGCGCCATCGGCGCCTATCTGCCACACATGCGGGAAGTGGACGCCGTCCTCCTCAACCGGAGCAGCAAGGTGGTGGTGGACACGCGCGAAGGGGCGATGCACGAGGCGGGGGATCTGCTGATACCGATGGGGACGGGAGAGTGGAATGCGGAAAAACTGTACGGCGAACTGGGAGAGATCGTCGCCGGGAAAAAGCCGGGACGGGAGAAGCCGGAGGAGATCACGGTGTTCAAATCGGTGGGCGTCGCCTTTTTGGACACGGCGGTGGCGAAAAGCGTCTACGAGAAGGCAAGGCGGCTCAACCGGGGAACCGTGATCGATCTTTGA
- a CDS encoding conserved virulence factor C family protein — protein MKLLSIEPTPSPHTMKLNLDRRLPGDKGVTYTAVNREEAPELLRRILEVPGVKSVFQVADFIAVDRHPKADWREILGEIKRIFGEKGDAGGAASVQTGKGYGEVQVYVQMFRGIPMQIKLVAGVEEREERRYALPDRFMKAAMKAQAASENIVLERRWEERGVRYGEMDEIGETVAQEIDAAYDEERLNRLVEGVLQGEDVQRMEAEEKLSSAEVARGLEASDWKKRFAALERMDPTLEDLPVLAKALEDPKASIRRLATVYLGMIGGKEVLPLLYRALKDSSAIVRRTAGDTLSDLGDPDAIGPMAEALKDSNKLVRWRAARFLYEVGDERALPALRQAQDDPEFEVDMQIKMAIARIESGEEASGTVWQQMTRSISGREKGKD, from the coding sequence ATGAAATTGCTGTCGATCGAACCCACTCCCAGTCCCCACACGATGAAATTGAACCTGGATCGTCGTCTGCCCGGTGACAAGGGAGTCACCTACACCGCCGTCAACCGGGAGGAAGCGCCGGAGCTCCTGCGGCGGATCCTGGAGGTCCCGGGTGTGAAAAGCGTGTTTCAGGTGGCCGACTTTATTGCCGTCGACCGTCATCCGAAGGCGGATTGGCGAGAAATTCTGGGGGAGATCAAGAGGATCTTCGGGGAGAAAGGGGATGCGGGCGGCGCAGCGTCCGTTCAAACCGGAAAAGGGTACGGTGAAGTGCAGGTCTACGTCCAGATGTTCCGGGGCATCCCCATGCAGATCAAACTGGTCGCGGGGGTGGAGGAACGGGAAGAACGGCGCTATGCCCTGCCGGATCGCTTTATGAAAGCCGCCATGAAGGCCCAGGCCGCGTCGGAGAACATCGTGCTGGAGCGTCGCTGGGAGGAGAGGGGAGTCCGGTACGGGGAGATGGACGAGATCGGTGAAACCGTCGCCCAGGAAATCGACGCCGCCTACGATGAAGAAAGGCTGAACCGGCTGGTCGAGGGGGTGTTGCAGGGCGAGGACGTGCAGCGGATGGAAGCGGAAGAAAAGCTTTCTTCCGCCGAGGTGGCCCGGGGTCTGGAAGCGTCCGACTGGAAAAAGCGCTTTGCCGCTTTGGAGCGGATGGATCCCACCTTGGAGGACCTGCCGGTGCTCGCCAAAGCCCTGGAGGATCCCAAGGCGTCCATTCGCCGCCTGGCGACCGTCTACTTGGGGATGATCGGCGGGAAGGAAGTTCTCCCTCTCTTGTACCGGGCGCTGAAGGATTCCTCCGCCATCGTCCGCCGGACGGCGGGGGACACCCTGTCCGACCTGGGGGATCCCGATGCGATCGGCCCCATGGCCGAGGCGCTGAAGGATTCCAACAAGCTGGTCCGGTGGCGCGCCGCCCGCTTCCTGTACGAAGTGGGAGATGAAAGGGCGCTTCCCGCCCTCCGCCAGGCCCAGGACGATCCGGAATTCGAGGTGGACATGCAGATCAAGATGGCCATTGCCCGCATCGAGAGCGGAGAGGAAGCGAGCGGCACCGTGTGGCAGCAGATGACGCGGAGCATCTCCGGCCGCGAAAAGGGGAAGGATTGA
- the carB gene encoding carbamoyl-phosphate synthase (glutamine-hydrolyzing) large subunit — MVDSAFPSSESSGDPNPGLKSVLVIGSGPIVIGQAAEFDYSGTQACLALREEGIRVILVNNNPATIMTDEEVADVVYSEPLTVDVLTRIIERERPEGLLATMGGQTGLNLAVELKERGVLDAFGVRLLGTPVETIRHGEDREAFKRMMKAIGEPVPESATVSAVEEAVRFAEGIGYPVVVRPAYTLGGFGGGFAEDEASLREIARRGLAASPIRQVLVEKSILGWKEIEYEVMRDSADTCITVCNMENIDPVGVHTGDSMVVAPTQTLSDRMVQRLRSVSCKVIRALKVVGGCNIQFAVHPETDEYAIIEVNPRVSRSSALASKATGYPIARLAAKLAIGYRLDECLNPVTGHTFASFEPALDYVVVKLPRWPFDRFPRGDRKLGTQMKATGEVMALGRNLESALYKAVRSLDMGRFSLIQPFARELSDDRLADRLRRPDDERLFLLAEAFRRGWELEDVRGKTGIAPFFLHKIRSMVQLEEELAEHTWETAPDSLLVRAKEWGVADAHLSRLYGVPEREVRRRWERLERGPAYKWVDTCAGEFIAETPYFYSTWKGEDEVVPAEAERRVLVLGSGPIRIGQGIEFDYCSVHAAKALREMGIHSIVINNNPETVSTDYSTADRLYFDPLTVEDVYHVARKERVEGILVQYGGQTAVNLIGGLEEAGLPVLGTSAEVAAAVEDRKRFTELLLKLDIPHIPGATASTRDEVLPLADRLGYPLLLRPSFVIGGQGMQVVHSREELAEVMDAFDAYSLSEKAFPLLLDRFLEGLEVEVDAVTDGRDVMIPVLIQHVERAGVHSGDSISLLPALDLTANQRKAIVEYTHRIARALPHRGLLNIQFIVQGDEVYCLEVNPRASRTVPVVSKVMGVPMVGWATRVQLGESLRSFAPTGLLPPPDVFAAKGPVFSAAKLPGVDPALGPSMKSTGEVLGLGESPEEAVAKVLPSVAGSPLPRLGPGVTVGLSVADKAKPDLEGIVPDLLRRGVSLRATPGTARWIADRWGASVEELKPDEWTNWLREEGAKMVLNIPGSGGDARRSGFRLRQACLGWQVPCFTSIDTFRWVIRTQEADRGHAFPLLPLQAINRKERMMR, encoded by the coding sequence ATGGTTGATTCCGCCTTTCCCTCAAGCGAATCATCGGGTGATCCCAACCCGGGACTGAAAAGCGTCCTGGTGATCGGGTCGGGGCCGATCGTGATCGGTCAGGCCGCCGAGTTCGACTATTCCGGGACCCAGGCCTGCCTCGCGCTGCGCGAGGAGGGGATCCGGGTGATTCTGGTGAACAACAATCCCGCCACGATCATGACCGACGAAGAGGTGGCCGACGTCGTTTATTCGGAACCCCTCACCGTCGACGTGCTGACGCGGATCATCGAAAGGGAGCGGCCGGAGGGGCTGCTGGCCACGATGGGCGGGCAGACCGGGCTGAACTTGGCCGTGGAGCTGAAGGAGCGGGGGGTGTTGGACGCCTTCGGCGTGAGACTGCTGGGAACCCCCGTGGAGACGATTCGGCACGGGGAGGACCGGGAAGCCTTCAAGCGGATGATGAAGGCGATCGGGGAGCCGGTGCCGGAAAGCGCCACCGTGTCCGCCGTGGAGGAAGCGGTCCGGTTCGCCGAGGGGATCGGCTACCCCGTGGTCGTGCGGCCGGCTTATACGCTGGGCGGCTTCGGAGGGGGCTTTGCGGAGGATGAGGCTTCCCTGCGGGAGATCGCCCGGCGGGGATTGGCCGCGAGCCCCATCCGGCAGGTGCTTGTGGAGAAAAGCATCCTGGGCTGGAAAGAGATCGAGTACGAGGTGATGCGGGATTCCGCCGACACCTGCATCACTGTCTGCAACATGGAAAACATCGATCCCGTCGGCGTTCACACCGGGGACAGCATGGTGGTGGCCCCGACGCAGACCCTTTCCGACCGGATGGTTCAACGCCTCCGCTCCGTCTCCTGCAAAGTGATCCGCGCCCTGAAGGTGGTCGGAGGGTGCAACATCCAGTTCGCCGTGCATCCGGAAACCGACGAATACGCCATCATCGAAGTGAATCCCCGGGTGAGCCGTTCCAGCGCCCTGGCCTCCAAGGCGACAGGTTACCCCATCGCCCGCCTGGCGGCGAAACTGGCCATCGGTTACCGCCTCGACGAGTGTCTCAATCCGGTGACCGGCCATACCTTCGCCAGCTTCGAACCCGCCCTCGATTACGTAGTCGTGAAGCTCCCCCGCTGGCCCTTTGACCGCTTTCCCCGGGGCGATCGAAAGCTGGGGACCCAGATGAAGGCCACCGGGGAAGTGATGGCCCTGGGCCGCAATCTGGAATCGGCCCTGTACAAGGCGGTCCGCTCCCTGGACATGGGGCGGTTCTCCCTGATTCAACCCTTTGCCCGGGAGCTTTCCGACGACCGGCTGGCGGACCGCCTGCGGCGCCCCGACGATGAGCGGCTGTTTCTCCTGGCGGAGGCTTTCCGCCGGGGGTGGGAGCTGGAGGATGTGCGCGGGAAGACCGGAATCGCTCCCTTTTTCCTGCACAAAATCCGCTCGATGGTTCAGCTGGAGGAGGAGCTGGCGGAACACACCTGGGAGACGGCGCCCGACTCCCTCCTGGTGCGGGCGAAGGAATGGGGAGTGGCCGATGCCCACCTGTCCCGCCTCTACGGCGTGCCGGAAAGGGAGGTGCGAAGGCGCTGGGAGCGGCTGGAGCGCGGCCCGGCCTACAAGTGGGTGGATACTTGCGCCGGCGAATTCATCGCAGAGACGCCGTATTTCTACTCCACCTGGAAGGGGGAGGACGAGGTGGTGCCGGCGGAAGCCGAGCGCCGCGTTCTCGTCCTCGGTTCGGGTCCCATCCGCATCGGCCAGGGGATCGAGTTCGACTACTGTTCGGTCCACGCCGCCAAGGCGCTCAGGGAGATGGGGATTCACTCCATCGTCATCAACAACAACCCGGAGACGGTCAGCACCGATTACTCCACTGCGGATCGGCTCTATTTCGATCCCCTCACCGTCGAGGATGTTTACCACGTGGCCCGGAAGGAACGGGTGGAGGGCATCCTCGTCCAGTACGGGGGACAGACGGCGGTGAATCTGATCGGGGGATTGGAGGAGGCGGGCCTTCCCGTCCTGGGGACCTCCGCCGAAGTGGCCGCCGCGGTGGAGGACCGGAAGCGGTTTACGGAGCTGCTCCTGAAGCTGGACATCCCGCACATCCCGGGCGCGACCGCCTCCACCCGCGACGAGGTGCTGCCCCTGGCCGACCGGCTGGGCTATCCCCTGCTTCTTCGCCCCTCCTTTGTGATCGGAGGACAGGGAATGCAGGTGGTGCACAGCCGGGAGGAGCTGGCGGAAGTGATGGACGCCTTCGATGCCTACTCCCTCTCGGAGAAGGCGTTCCCCCTGCTGCTGGACCGCTTCCTCGAGGGGCTGGAGGTGGAGGTGGACGCCGTCACCGACGGCCGGGACGTGATGATCCCGGTTCTGATTCAACACGTGGAGCGGGCGGGGGTTCACTCCGGCGACAGCATCTCCCTTCTTCCCGCCCTGGATCTGACGGCAAATCAGAGGAAAGCGATCGTCGAGTACACGCATCGGATTGCCCGGGCGCTCCCCCATCGGGGATTGCTCAACATCCAGTTCATCGTTCAGGGAGACGAGGTGTACTGCCTGGAGGTGAACCCGCGGGCTTCGCGCACGGTTCCCGTCGTCAGCAAGGTGATGGGAGTGCCGATGGTCGGCTGGGCCACCCGGGTGCAGCTGGGGGAATCCCTCCGATCCTTCGCGCCGACGGGGCTGCTGCCCCCGCCGGACGTCTTTGCGGCCAAAGGGCCCGTGTTTTCCGCGGCGAAATTGCCCGGAGTCGACCCCGCCCTGGGGCCTTCCATGAAGTCGACCGGAGAAGTGCTCGGGTTGGGGGAATCGCCGGAGGAGGCGGTAGCCAAGGTGTTGCCGTCCGTGGCCGGTTCACCCCTGCCCCGCCTCGGCCCGGGGGTGACGGTGGGGCTTTCCGTCGCCGACAAGGCGAAACCGGACCTGGAGGGAATCGTTCCGGATCTGCTGCGGCGGGGAGTCTCCCTGCGCGCCACGCCCGGCACGGCCCGCTGGATCGCGGATCGTTGGGGGGCTTCCGTCGAGGAGTTGAAGCCGGATGAGTGGACGAATTGGCTTCGGGAAGAGGGAGCGAAGATGGTGCTGAACATCCCCGGCAGCGGCGGCGACGCCCGGCGCAGCGGCTTTCGCCTGCGCCAGGCATGCCTCGGCTGGCAGGTGCCCTGTTTCACCTCCATCGACACCTTCCGCTGGGTGATCCGAACCCAGGAAGCGGACCGGGGGCATGCATTCCCCCTTCTTCCTCTGCAGGCCATCAATCGAAAGGAGCGGATGATGCGATGA